The genomic region CGCGACGCCCGCAGAGCGGCGGCGGCGTGGCGGGGAAGGCCGTCACGTCCCACCGGAGGAGCGGCGAGCAGGTGGGAGCACCGGACGGCAcagctccgccgccgcctcgcttCTGAGCCAGCCCCGTGCCGCCCGGCCCGCCCGCGAGGCTCAGGCACCGGGCAGCCGCCGGCGGGGTGTACGGCCGGGGCTCGGGCACGTGGCTGCTGGGGAGCCGGGACGGATGCGGCAGGGGCTCGGCGAAGCCTCGGGGAGCTTTGGGAGCGCAGGAGCGGCGTCGAGAGAACAGCGCGAGCCTGGCCGCACGCAGCAGGAAGCAGCGCGGAAAGGTTCACCCGGAGGGTTTGGGGCACGGGACACAAAAGGGCTTTGACAGAGCCAGCGGCCGGCGGCTTCTTGGAGCTGGAAGTGATCACGGCCGGCTGGCCCGCGGCAGCAGGGGGCAAGGTGCGCAAGGCCTGTGCGGCGTGAGACGGCGACGGCGAGAGGCTGCCGGAGCGCGCCCCGAGCGCCGGGACCGCGAGCTGCGTGCCGTCTTCCGGGAGCACGGCAGTTCTTAAAAAGGCGAGCGCCGAAAGCTGAGCGGAGCCGGAGGATCCCCAGCGGCTCCCAAGGTGCAGCGTCCCCTCCGTAGCGCAGCTGAGGGCTTCCGAGGGATTTCTGCCCCAGCCGCCTCTTGTTCTCCAGAACTCGCCGAAAGTTACCTCTCAGGCAGAAAGCTTCCAGCCTTGGGCCTtgccgggggggcagcggcgtGGGAGGCCGACGAAGCGAACAGCTGGGCTGTTTTGAGAATGAGGACGAAAATACCTCTCCCTGTTGAAATTCCTGCGACCTTTTTATCAGCTCCGCAGCCGAAGTTGCCGGACGCTGAACGTTACAACTTGCCTCAGGAACGGCCGTGGCTGTCAAGAGGGCGGCTGCGGGTGAAGGGTTTCATTTCGTGCCTCCGCGAGCCTCCGAGGGCTGCGTGCTGAGCACCTTTCCCCGGCGGCCCCGCGAGCTCCCGAAGTGCCGTCTTGTGGGCACGCAGCTCCCCGGCTGTCAGCACAGGGGATTTCACCGCCTCGCGCTGGTGTCCCCAGCGCTGATGGGTCCCCAGCGCTGATGGGTCGGGCCGCCCGCGTCGCTGGGGCAGGGTCTCCGGTTTTGTGCTGCCTGGGGCCCgggggcagtgctgctgcagcagtgagGGGCAAGAAACGACGCTCTGTGCACGCTGAATCCGGGCGGGCCGTTAGCACGGAGAGACGTAGTAAACACGGCGCTCGCCGTACGCTCCCAATTAAATATAGCACGGAGCAGGAGTGGGAACGGGAAGGCGGATCTAGGACACCCGAGTTCGCAGCTGAGGAGCCGCTTTGGCGGCTGCTCATCCCGCGCAGGGCggcggtgctgcggggggggagCGCTGCGCACGCGGCCCCGCAGGAGTTCGGCCAGCCCAAGGGGGAGCGGGAGGTGGCCGCGCTGCCGTACCCGGGGCACAGATCGGCCCAGTGGGCAAGGCGGTGCTTATTGAGTTTGATTTTCCGCCGTTGAACTCGTATCGACGAGAGCTGAGCTTCTTCCTGGTGCGAGGAGCAAGCTGAGTCCTGCCCGGGCGCGCAGGTCGCGGCGAGCCAGCCCTTTGCCCACGTGGGGGGCGCGGGCCGCAGCCGAGCGGAGAAGCGCGTGGGGAAGGCGAAAGGCTTGTCCTCGAAATCGGGAGGGGGAGAGTCGGGCCCGCACGGGCTGCCGGCGAGGCGCAGCCCCGTGGCTCTGCTCCGGGGAGCAtccctcccttcccacctccgCACATGCGCCGTCGCGGCAGGGTTACGCCGAGCAGCGGGGAGCGGAGcccgctgctgctcctcccGGGCACGCTGCTGGGGGTTGTGTTCACGCGGGGCCACGCACGAGGGCGGGTCAGGGATTTCCGTGCCGGCGGGGAGGAAGCGCAAACACGGGGGTTTCCACACGCCgaggctttttttgttttgcaagccCAGGGTGCCGCGCGGTTTTTGCAGGGTGGTGGAGTAGCAGAGAGGGGCTGGCTGGGCCCGGGGGAGTTATCGCTGTAAAAATGAAGTCCTGAAGGCGAACGCACCCTCCAGGAGATTGCTTCACTCGTGGCTGCGGTTCGCCTTCCTCTAGCTGTGAACAGACCCGAGACGAGCGGTCCGAGGGGCACGCCGTCGGACGGGGTGGCCGCAGCATCTCTCCGGGGCAGCGTCCCGGCTTGGGGGGCGTCGATTCTGCCTCTGCCCTGGCAGGAGGcggccctggggacagcaggagccTTGGGACGTGAAATCCCGGAGGGGGACGAGAGTTGGCTTCTGCTGGGGGGCTGTTGGAGGACTTGAGCGTGTCAGGGCAGTCCTCCAGAGCCCCGTGCGTGGCCACGGGCCCCTTCCCGAGCCACGGTTCCACCCCCGGGCCTCCGCTGACGGTCTCTTCCCTCGCAGGACTCTGAGTTCAGTAATGCTGACCAGATGGACCTGTACGACGACGTGCTCGCAGCCAGCTCGCAGCCCCCCGAAAGCCGCACCAGCAGCTCGGAGCCACCCCCCGAGATCCGCCAGGAGCCGTCCCCCAAGCCCAACAACAAATCCCCTGCCATCCTGTACACCTACAGCGGGCTGCGCAACAAGAGAGCCGCCGTCTACGTGGGCAGCTTCTCCTGGGTGAGTGCTTCGGGCGCGTACGCCGATGAGGGTCCTCCAGAGAAGCCCCtgagggctgcagagctgctgggaggtgctggTTCTCCTCAGTCCACATCGACGAGGCGTTCTGAGCTGGGCTTGACCCTAGGGTGCGAACGGGAACGGGATTTGTAGCCCTGAGAGGCTGCAGGTCCGAGTGGGATGGGCTGCGGGAGCTGACGCCggcctctgccctgctgcccgcAGTGGACGACGGACCAGCAGCTGATCCAGACCATCCGCTCGGTCGGCGTCTACGACGTGGTGGAGCTGAAGTTTGCAGAGAACCGGGCCAATGGCCAGTCGAAAGGGTGAGAGCCGAGGGGGGACACGGAGgaaacggggcggggggggggagccagGCCCCTGCGGCCACATCCCGGGGGCAGCCGGAGCTTTCCCCAGCGGGCACGGGGGATGCACGGCCCGCCCGGAGCAGGGGGGGTGACATGCAGGCTCCCGGCAGCGCGAGCACCTGGGAAGGGAACCGATGGGCACGTGTGGCTCCAGGCTGGTGTCAGGCGGtggggggtgctgcgggggggcgGGCTGGGGCTCCGTGGGGGTCCTACCCCTGCCAGGGGGAGCAGCGCTCGGGGCCGGCTCCTGCCCGCTGACCGCCGGGCTTCCCCGCAGGTACGCAGAGGTGGTGGTTGCCTCTGAGAACTCGGTCCACAAGCTGCTGGAGCTCCTGCCCGGCAAAATCCTCAACGGGGACAAGGTGGAGGTGAGGCTGGCCACCCGGCAGAACCTGTCACAGTTCGAGGCGCAGGCTCGCAAACGTGAGTGGGGCGCAGGCGCGCCGCGGGTTGGGGGGGGCCTCCGCGCTGCGCGGCAGCTCCCGCAGGACCCCGCCGAGCTGTCAGGCCGAGCCCCCGAGccctcggggtggggggacactgCCAGCGGCCTCTGGGGGTGATGTCCTATTGCTGCCGAGTCCGATTAGATCCTGACTCGAGTCTTTATGATCCCCTTTTAGGTGCTCACACACTGCGAAGATCCCTCgtagcctcctcctcctcctctccaaaCTGAATGGGCTTAAGCTCTTCAGCCTACCAACATAGCTAAGACCCTCCATATCTATTAGTAGCTCTTCTCTGGATCTCCTCCAGAATTTGTCCATCCCTGCGGAGGTAAGGTGCCCATCActggacacagtattccagCTGGGGCCTGGCCGTGGGCTTTCTACAATGGCAATAGGTGGTCCTTGCCTCACTCCGCAGCGATGTGAcaccccggccccgcgccggcGGGCTCTGCGGAGCCGGAGGGACTGACTTGGCAGGAGCATGTACGAGGAGGTCTTGGCCAGCTGTGGCCATTGTAGATCCGTGACCCGTTTCATGCAAGGAAAGCCCTTCTTTCTGAACGCTCTGGCCGAGGCTCAGCGGGGTAGCTCTGCCCTTCGCCCCCTCCCTTCAGCTCTGGTCACTGCTCGGCTGCGCCGTTAGACGGCGTCCCCGCCTGCCCTCGTGGCTTGGTGGAGCAGAGCGCATCCCCTTCTGGAGTTTTGGCCTCCCTCAAGAGGCTTTGTGGTGGTCTCGGCAGCTCCCCCAGGGCTCCTGCCCcctctttcctctcctggcTCATCCTCAAAGCCTCTTCGGACACGGCAAGGGTTCCTGCCCGTCTCTTCTAGGGCAGACAGGCACCGAGTTTTCCTTCCTCTAGCTGTCAGCGCTTGCGTTCTGTCCCCTGGCGTCCCTCCGTGCCCAGGCTGGTTTGAATCCATTCCCATCAGCAGGCCGCAGGTGCTCTGGGTTGTTTAACAGCTCCTGGGACTGGGGACTTGGCCACCTCTCCCCGTTTCTTGGGGCTTTGCACCTCTGTCCGTGTAACCCGCTTGCTCTGCGACCACCGCAGAGCCCCGCCGGCTGAAAGCGAGCGTCCCTGCGACGCCGTGCAGGCGGCCGGCGCCCTGCTGAGAGCGCAGGACCCTCCCGGAGGCACGTGGAAGCGGAGGCTACGCTTGGCTGGCTGGATCTGTCTCTGGGCACCTCGAGCTCGTCAGAGACCGGACCTCGTGTgggcgggcggggaggaggaggaggaggaggaggtctcCGAGGCGCGCGGGGCCTCCGGCCGCAGCTCACGGCCCTTTCCCGTGCCACTTGCAGGTGTGCCGCCACGGGCCCACTCCCGGGACTCCATGGACTCCGTGGATGGCCGCGCCACACCGACGGAGAAcgcgctgccgcccgcccgcgtggagaagcccccctccatcctGCCCTTCTTCaaccgcccccccgccgccctgcccctcatggggctgcccccgccgcccaTGCCGCCCCCGCCACCCCTCTCCTCCGGCTTCGGcgtccccccgccgccacccggCATCCACTACCAGCACCTCatgcccccgccgccccgacTGCCCCCCCACCTGGCCGTGCCGCCCCCGGGGGccgtccccccagccctgcacctcAACCCGGCCTTCTTCCCCCCGCCCAGCGCAGCCCTGGGTCCCCCGCCAGACACCTACGGCAAGGCCATGGCCCCCTACAACCACAGCAGGTGAGCGGAGGGCGAGGGACGGGGGGGCTGAAGGCCGCTCGGTACCaaacggggccgggggggggatgGAGCCGTGCCGACTCCCCCCGCGTGTGTCTCCGTGCAGCCGGGAGCTGGGCCCGCCGCCACCCGCCGTGAGCGAGGTGGAGTTCGAGGAGATCATGAACAGGAACCGGGCCATCTCCAGCAGCGCCATTTCCAAGGCGGTGTCGGGCGCCAGCGCAGGTAATGGTGACCGCGTCCCCAtccccccgccctgccccgaCCCCGCAGCTCGCCCGCATCCCtcagccccgctccgctcccgccCAGGCGACTACAGCGACGCCATCGAGACCCTCCTCACGGCCATCGCCGTCATCAAGCAGTCCCGCGTCGCCAACGACGAGCGGTGCCGcgtcctcctctcctccctcaaAGACTGCCTGCATGGGATCGAAGCCAAGTCCTACAGCACAggcgccagcagcagctcctccaggtaCCGCTGCCTGCGGGTGGCATCGCGGGCACCCGTCTCAGGGTGCCGGTCTTGGTCTCCGTCCCCTCTGCGGGGAGAGACCCGGCCAGGTCCCCCCTGGGAGGTGACCAGAAccctttgctccttttccccaGGAAACGACACCGGTCTCGGGAGCGCTCTCCCAGCCGGTCCCGCGAGAGCAGCCGGCGGCACCGGGACCTGCTGCACAGCGAGGACCGGCACGAGGACTATTTCCAGGAGCGGAACCGGGAGCACGAGCGGCATCGGGACAGGGACAGAGAGAGGGACCGGCACCACTGAGACAGGTGAGCCGGCGGCAAGGCACCCGCGGGACTGGGGCCGCCAGTGGGGGAGGCGCGGGGTCCCTGGAGCAGCGCGGACcacccctctcctctctctcccctgcAGGAGTTCGGCAGTAAGTGTTTTTTAATGGACTCGTTATCTCCTCACCTCGACCAGGACTGTGCCACCGAGGCCGCTccaccccctgccccctccccgccgcccccggctcTCTCCGGGCACCCGAGGCAGGGCCGCGCTGCGCCCCGCGGACTCCCTCCAACACCTCGTGGCCTTGGGGCCTGAGCCCTCGCCCGCAcccaccgctgctgctgcttcccggGGAGAGGCTGGAAGCCGGGGAGCCtggggccgccccgctccgcggATACTTGGACCCAAAGAGAAACGGTGCTTTTATACCACGGAGGGAGGTTTGTGagccttttcctctctgcaacCCTTTGGGGGCGTCTGGAAGGGGATGGATCCCCCCCAGGCGCGTGCAGTGGGGGGGCTCGGAGGCGTGCAGCTCGCGCCCTGCGTCTGGTTTGGCCGGCGGGGGGCCCCACTCTCGCCTTCCCagctggggcggggggcggcgtgctggggtgggagctgggcaggggtcccccccttcccccgccCCGACTTCCCCAGCGGGATCGCCGCCTCCGCACACGTCTCCCGAAGCAGCAGCTCCGGCCAGCAGGCGCCAGCGGGGCCCCGCGTGGAGCCGGCCTCTCCCGCAGAGCCTTCCTTGTTTTAGAGGAAGCGGAGGAGGCAGGGCGGGCTGCCACCCGCAGCCAGCGGGCCTCCAGCCAGCGGGACAGGGGTGGTGGGGACAAGGCTGGGAGGTTTGGGCGCCTGGCGGGGCTGCGCAGAGCTGTGCGCTGCCACTTCGAggccagggagcagcccccagccccgcacggGGGGTCCCTCCGGCACAGGCCGTGTGCTGGAGGAGCCCCAGGGGGTCGGGGCGAGCTAGGGAGACCCAGAGTGACTTCCAGCCCCCAGGGATGCCAGCCGGGTGGTCTGGCCCTCTGAACTGTGGCTGGACAGGAGAAACCCGGCTCCAGAGGTCTTTTTAGGCTAAAAtcacacaaaacaaaaggaaaaaaaaaataactctgtAAAGTACCATGAGGTGCCGGCTTAGCGGGTGAGTGCTGGGGGGAGCATTTGGTGGGAGAGTTCTGTTTTTTTACTTAAATGACACaaatttttagtttctttccaaATAGTGGGGAAAAGTGCAGAGCAAACCCCTATTAACCACCCAGCGAGGCGCTGCCCCTCCTGCTCGCAGTGACTAGATTTGTTTGTCTTTCTGATAGGTTGGAAATTGTGTAATAAACTTGATGACGTTGTCAATCTTTTATATGGCGCTGCAGGGAGCTTCTGTCAGGACTTTTAGGGGATGGATGCGGTGTGAGTGTGGTACGGAACAAGGAATAACAAGCTGTGGGGAACAAGGCCGcgtgggagggaagggcagcAAGAGCCAAGTGCCCCCCTGTCCTCTGGCACTTCCAAGGGGCTCCTTGTGCCCCCCCGGCGAGCTCTGGGCaccgccgtggggcaggggtcaGCACAGGCGGTGCCGTGCTGGAAGCTCCCGAGCGCTCTGTGCCCAGCCCGCTGCCCCGTGGGACGCCACATGCCCAGGCaccaggtaaaaataaatatttattggaaAATAGTGAACGATTCTGAGAACacggtagaaaaaaaaataattctccgTACCTTGAACTGACCTGTGCGTCACGAGCCCCGGTGGCcgggtggcagcagggcaggtgcTGCCCAGCGCATCGCTCGCTCGCACATGCTGCGGGCGAAGCGGAGGGGATCGGGCAGCGGGGAGACCGCGCCTCGGGCTGCCCATGGGTGCCAGCGTGGTCCTGGGAGGTGGGCTGGGGCCGCTGGCTCACTGCTGCCTCGCGTACCTGTGCCTCGGGTCCTCTGGtgcagggcctcaatacacaTCAACGCTGCGAAGGACGCGGGACGTGTTAGCACCCGGCAGCACGCGGCGCCCCGGCGCTGCCGGTGCCCCGCGCAGTACCTGGAGAAGGAGAGCAGCGCGAGGacgcccagcagcagctccgcgGCGTAGAAGAGCAGGAGGATGGCGCTGAGGATGGCCTCCAGGCGCAGGGCGTaggtctgcagcagcaggtagTAGGCCGCCATCACGGCCGCCGGCACGGTGAGGGCCAGGCTGACGGAGAGCGGCACCTTCcgctggcacaggttgcccttGGAGCCTGCGGGGCGCCCGGtcagcggggcgggggccgcccccggtccccccccccacacaccgaCCCCgggatggggcgggggggggggggttgggccGTGGCTGGCGGCCGCCCGCTCCCCACGACTCACCGAAGAAGATGCGGGTGGCCTCGGTGCCCAGgtagaggagcagcagcagcgcgtcCAGCAGCAGGTTGCTGACGGggtagggcagcagcagcgctgcggGCACGGCCGGCTCAgcgcccccgcccgccgcggggctgaggggggcgtgaggaggaggaggaaggggggggggctcaccctTGTAGGCGAAGATGAAGGCCTCCGCCACGAAGTAGGTCGCGCTGTACCACCCGTTGAGGAAGAGCAGCACCTGCAGCGGCGCCGAGGAGCGCTGGCGGCCTGCGGGGGAGCGGCGGCCGTGGCCgggaagggcggggggggggtcacggcaccgccccgcgccccccccccgcctccccctccggtacggcccggcccggcccggccccgccgcgctcaCCCCTGGGCGCCATCTTGCGTCTCCATGGCAACCGGCGGGGAGCGCGCCCGCCGCTCTCGCCGCCCTCTCTATGGCTCCGGAGGACTGAGGCCAAGGGTCGCGGGTTCGAGTCCCGCGgccgcccggggccgggctTCCCCGCGGCCCTGCGCCCGTCTGACCGCGGCCCCCCCTGTCCGTGCGTCTGTCCGAGCCGCCAGCAGAGCCCGCGGGGCCCCACACGGGCCCACCCGCCGGCACCAGCCCGCTTTGTGACTCCCCCAGCAGGCCAGGGCTGCGTGAGcttcctgctctcccctcaGTTCCAGGCACAGGCAGGGACGCTGGCCGCggcaggaagggaagggcaggagaCGCCAGGGCCGCACAGACAGACTCTGGAAAACGCAGCCAGTTTATTCCTTTACTACTCACAAAAACTCCCAAGTCCCACCAGGGGCTGTGGCGCAGGGGCGGACCAGGACGCACCGCGAGCATCCTGCCGCTCCCTGCTGTCCGCGTGAGCCGTGCCAGCGCCAGCAGGAGGCCCGGGCACCGGAAGGCTGAGGAGCACAGCTGGGCCGGAGCTTAGGGGCCTGGCCAAGTCCCCCCGGCCTCTTGGATCCGTCCCTCGGGGCGAGGAGCTGCAGAGGGGCCGCAAGCTGGAGCGGTGCCGTCAGCCGCGGAACTGCGCAAACTCCTTGCGCAGCCAGAGCGAGTCCTGGTAGAAGAGGGGGTCGCCCAGGTGCACCGCCGTCCTCTTGTAGAAGTAGCAGTAGAGCACGGCCgctgcgggagggagggaggtgaggGCAGGCCCCCGCCTTTGGGGTTACGGCCAGAAGGGCCGGGGGTGCCCACACGGCCTCCGAgagcccccagtccccccaggcagggctggtcCCGCTGCCCCAGCCAAGGCGAGCCCTTACCCAGCCGCTGGAAAACAAAGAGTGTCTGCAGGCCCTCGGTCCAGACGAAGCGGCTGGAGTCCCTCCACCGCAGGTTCTGACACGGACAAAGACACGGAAGAACCCGTGCGTCAGCTTGGGGGCAGCACCTCTGGCTCCTGCGGCCTGGCACGCCGCTGATCCCAGCGGGCGGGGGCTGGACCTGTGCCCCGCGGGTCCA from Anser cygnoides isolate HZ-2024a breed goose chromosome 5, Taihu_goose_T2T_genome, whole genome shotgun sequence harbors:
- the CPSF7 gene encoding cleavage and polyadenylation specificity factor subunit 7, whose protein sequence is MSEGVDLIDIYADEEFNQDSEFSNADQMDLYDDVLAASSQPPESRTSSSEPPPEIRQEPSPKPNNKSPAILYTYSGLRNKRAAVYVGSFSWWTTDQQLIQTIRSVGVYDVVELKFAENRANGQSKGYAEVVVASENSVHKLLELLPGKILNGDKVEVRLATRQNLSQFEAQARKRVPPRAHSRDSMDSVDGRATPTENALPPARVEKPPSILPFFNRPPAALPLMGLPPPPMPPPPPLSSGFGVPPPPPGIHYQHLMPPPPRLPPHLAVPPPGAVPPALHLNPAFFPPPSAALGPPPDTYGKAMAPYNHSSRELGPPPPAVSEVEFEEIMNRNRAISSSAISKAVSGASAGDYSDAIETLLTAIAVIKQSRVANDERCRVLLSSLKDCLHGIEAKSYSTGASSSSSRKRHRSRERSPSRSRESSRRHRDLLHSEDRHEDYFQERNREHERHRDRDRERDRHH
- the TMEM216 gene encoding transmembrane protein 216 isoform X1: MAPRGRQRSSAPLQVLLFLNGWYSATYFVAEAFIFAYKALLLPYPVSNLLLDALLLLLYLGTEATRIFFGSKGNLCQRKVPLSVSLALTVPAAVMAAYYLLLQTYALRLEAILSAILLLFYAAELLLGVLALLSFSSVDVY
- the TMEM216 gene encoding transmembrane protein 216 isoform X2; the protein is METQDGAQGPPALLGAAAGAALPQRVVQRDLLRGGGLHLRLQGNLLLDALLLLLYLGTEATRIFFGSKGNLCQRKVPLSVSLALTVPAAVMAAYYLLLQTYALRLEAILSAILLLFYAAELLLGVLALLSFSSVDVY